Below is a window of Mus caroli chromosome 2, CAROLI_EIJ_v1.1, whole genome shotgun sequence DNA.
CTATTTACTGTTAAATTCTGCTAACAGTGTCTCTGGCCCATCTGACATATGCGACTCAAAAATATTACCTGTAAGTCCTTAGTAGTTTGATTATCTTAAATTCAATTTTCACTGTACCCATTATATGTACTATTTAACTATATGTGATaatatactttgattttttttcttttgcatttttgtgGTGACATTACCATTTAAACTTTCTTTggatacatatataattttaaagtatttattattttatatgtttacatgTTCTCTGATGAGTTTACGTGCACTAGATGGGTTTAATTCCTATGGAAGACAGATGACTGGAACTagattacaaacagttgtgattCTCCTAGCATATTTTCTGGGAAATGAACTAAGATCCTATGCATGAGCAATATGAGCTCTTAATGCTGCAGTATGTCTTCagctcataaaattatttttaatgaagtcaAGTGAAGAAATAATTCTCAGTTTGAAAAGAAAGCACAGCTGGTGTCAGAGCTAAGACATTTAATCACAGTACttagaagaaaggaggagaattaCTATACATTCTATATGATTctgtatacatagtgagttctatgGTAAGCTGAGTGTAGTGCAGGTTGCTgcctaaataataaaaatagtttaaataataCAATATCACATTGTGCCAGCCTATGTAGCTACCCTAATATTATTTATGCTAATGCTATTTATATCTGTACATAGTTTTGAATTAATTTGGTGCATTACTTCTTTCTAGCTTGAAGAATGAATATAACATGATACTTCTAAAGAATCTGGTAACTAGTTTTCAAAAATGCATGCttacatgaaaaataatatattgtttGGAAAATGACATTAAACAATTATGTGTAAAATACAAGACAAATTCTTATACATCAGACTCACTGTAACTCTGAGGAGCTAACAACATCAAAGGATAATTGTATAGATCaagtagaaagaaatgaaatatatacaaTCACTTGATTTGCTAATGATAAGCTGAGTAATACGTTGATATGACCAATCAATGAGAATCAATGTAATCATATTAAATATTGGTTAATGTTATGATATATAAACATgttgaaaatatacaaaattactTTAATTTGATCTTCTTATAGAGAGATATAAAAATTATGTTCTATTAAGTAGTTAGCATATCTCtgtagataatttaaaaaattgtaattcTGGGCAGACAGTTACTAAATAGGGCCAGCAGAGAAATACAAGCAAGTGCTTCAGCTCATTTATAATAGTTCAGAGTACTGATCTTAAACGAAAGGTCTCAGATTGTGAAGAAAATGGGTTGAGTGTGACTGGATCGTGGGAAAGTAAGGGTCTTTGTCTTACTTAGGTAAAAGTAACAGAATTATatgttgaaatgaaaatattgacaaagaACTAAGACAGTAATAGTGTTTGAGATAGTCTTTGGGCAAAGTAATAGGAATTCCATTTTATGTAAACAAGCATTATGGAATACAAGTAAaaaatactatattgaaaagTAAAGATTAAGTCTGAGAGAAAGCAATTACTTAGACAAATTAGCATAACAGGGACAGGCATCTCAAGCTTTATTTCAAAGGTGATAAACACATAAGAAACagattcatacatacacacacatatacatatacatttacacacacacacacacacacacacacacacacacacatatatatatatatatatatatatatatatatatatatatataaataattatttcccATGATACTTCATTGGGTCACTATTCTTagagctagtgtgtgtgtgtgtgtgtgtgtgtgtgtatctgtgtgttatCTTTAAGTGATGGCATGAGGGTTTATATTCTCTCAACTTTTTTATAAAATCAACTTATTATAGAAAAgatacatttacttttttttaattttgtttgcatTATAAGTCTATGCTTAGCagtaaatgtaatataaatatagtatattgtttaaattcacattgaaactttttttttatattttctgaatgCACATGGAACAAGCAGTGcacaagaaaaaattatattttatgaaatgccAAAGAAAATAACTTACACAAATTACTCAATGTCCTTTTCAGAGCATATTTTACATCTTTGTTTCTCAAACTATAGATCAAGGGATTCAACATAGGGATCACCAGTGTGTAGAATATGGAAACCACTTTATCAGTTTCAAAGGAGTGGCTGGAATTAGgctgcacatacataaatatcaaAGTCCCATAGAAGACAATGACGACTGTCAGGTGGGACCCACAGGTGGAGAAAGCCTTCCGCCTGCCCTCAGCAGAGTTCATCCTCACAATGGCTATGAGGATGAGCAGGTAAGACACAAGGACAACCAGAAGAGATGAAATCAAATCAAAGGCTGCTAAGATTAAAATTATCAGTTCAACGTCATGTGTATCTGAGCAGAGCAGAGGTAACAAGGGGAGACTGTCACAGTAGAAATGACTGATGACATTATAGCCACAGAAAGACAAAGTGAAAATCTTAACTGTGACTAGAAGAGAAACAAATGTGCAATAGAGATAAGGAATTGCCACTAGTACCCAACATAACTTTTGTGACATAATGACAGTATAGAGCAAAGGCTTACAGatagccacatagcggtcataggacaTAGCAGACAAAATAAAGAGCTCACTAACAAtgaacacaagaaagaaagaaagctgtgtgGCACAAAGTTTAAATGATATTGTATTTTGATCCACAACAAAATTTACTAACATTTTGGGTCCCACGGATGTAGAATAACCAAGATCTGTAATCGCCAGATGTTTGAGAAAAAAGTACATAGGTGTTTGTAGCTTGGAGTCCACTGTGGTGAGGATGATCATGCCCAAGTTTCCTATCAGTGAGATTAGATAGATAATGAGAAATAGTCCAAACAATGGGGCCTGAAGCTCAGGGCGGTCAGTGATGCCCATCAGGACAAATTCAGTCACCACTGTAAGGTTGTGTTTCCCCATCGTGGTTTATTAGAAAACCTGTTCAGAATACAGATATCAATATCATCAATAGCTATCTTATATGATCAACTGCCAGATTTTAGTATACAATATTAGTATAAACAATacaaaattcaaaaattaaaatgaaattataatgtaattataaaatcTTTGTTCTTAAATGACAATATATTTCATTAAGTTAGAAATGCAAAAGCAGACTGTGTATGTTAATTGTGCATGATTTCATTTGCCAAACATTTTGACACTCCCTATGCATTTCTAGTTGTAATATGAATGTAAACTTCTATTACAGCTTGGGGCATACAGTataatcttgtctcaaaaactctGTACTaacccaaaagaaaatgaaacaagtataaattctttctctctctctctctctctaaatatatatttatatacatatatatttatatatatatctaaataaatatatatatatgtttcctTCTAATGTTTGATGTATCATTACAATCACATAGAAATCCTAGTTTAGTTAAAGATTATACTTAACATCATTTAGTCATGCAAAAACTTATTgctgtatattttataaagtagTAAAATCAGCTATTTCagtataaacaaatgaaaattcttACAcctattgatttacatttcaatcaTCAACCTACTGACatgttaaatatatgtataaataaaagcaataaaccaTATCACAATTATTTTTATGAGAATGTGAAAAtttcatagaattatttttatgaacataTTATCTGAAttgttctccctctccttcttttacAAAACAGGATATCATTATACACCTCAATTGTACTCACACTTTTAACAAGCCTCTTACCTCACCCTCCTGATTTCCATGTTTTGAGATATATGTTGCCAACACTTAACATTATAGTGTATTTAgtaaataatatattcaaatgTAATTTTGGGAAAATGCTGCaagaactaaaaaaaatatattataagcaatatttttaaaatttctggaTATGATGTAAATTATTTGGTAACTATAGGCAATAAGAATTTCTTCACATTATGATAAAATGTGAGATAAGGTAGAAAAGCCTGTGTTATTGAATTAGGGCTTATCTGAATGCCATAATGATCAGAAGCTGAACAGATTATAAAGTATAATGCATTTTGATAGAAGAGAGTTATCATTAAATTAGTAAAATCATGATATCTAGtgctttaaaatgagaaaaatacttttatgatgaaaattatattaaaatccatGTCTGGTGAAAcatgaacaaaaattaaaatatagaaattaacaTACATAATATTGTAATATGcacttaaattatttaaaagatttctttccACATCATAAACCAGCTTTCTTTTTCCCTACTATGTCTTCAGTATTACCAATCTATTGTGTCGACCTATATGCCAGGAAGCAGTCTGAAATGAATATGCTCTAGGAGGGTAATACGAAGCAATATAAGCctaattatttgtaattattgGAAGTGAAAAACTTACATTTGGTAAGAAGATGACTGTTTGCACATTTATCTTCTGTAATTCTTAAGTTAGTATATAAGTTAATGCATTGCATTAtgacatatttatacataaaagtAATCATTCTCTGATCTTTTTTGTCATCCTTAACTATCTTTCCTTCATCTCCGTAGAAAGCTCAGGaagatctcatttttttttccaacgcATTCCAATCATTATGTGAGAACACAAGGGGATGTTGGTTTTCTTGTTAAGTCTGAAAACAACAACGACCTTCCTTTCACCAGCTTTAGATTTACATGGGAAGAATCAgatagcttttaaaatttttactgtgAATTGGGTCACTGCCATGTTTTAGCTCTGAATCAACACTTTATCCTATAAAGAAATTGTAAGTTTGTCAGATCTCATTGAAAAATCAAAGAACTTTTGGAAATTCTATGCACCATAACATTGGATTTGTAAATTTCTACTATCTACTCAAATAATCATTAACAATTGTATGAcacttgtttttaataaaaagcaaaatttttGGCATTATCAGAGAGTATTCACTGCGTAAATATTTGTAAGAATCTAAGAATATTTTCATCATGTTACTTTGGCATTCTCATTTTTATAGTTTACTGTTTTTTACTCTCAGTTTTTATCAGCTTGagttaaacatatacatacatagcatCTTCATATAAGTAACAAAACAATGagattttaagaatatattttagtttatatacataaaagtaagaaaacaatgagatttttaaggaaatattttagtttctcctttgaaatctatAAGTATCAAAAGGTTTATTTGAATTTATAGGAGAGAAGTCATATTCTAGTTACATTTGGTGGCAGAAAGCACTGAATATTGAATAATAAATGGTGataattttctgtgtctttgctaTTAAACTTAGATAATACATATGTCATTGAAACATTGTGGGTGTGTGTGACACATGATACTCATTTTTACCTGTGATGAATCATCTATCTTGCGTGTCATGTGTTTTTCACATGGAAAATCTAACACAATTTATATATTCTCTCATCTTTTGATATTCTCCCCCTTGGGAGGTGCCaagcaatatttttaataatCCCAGAACATTTCAGAGTATAAGTAAATGCCTAGAGGAAATTCATTAAATGAGGGAAACTTGTATTCCTTAGTGTATAAATGTTTACTaccaaaagcacacacacacacacacacacacacacacaaaacacacaattTGAAACTTCATCTCCTGATAGTTGTGTGGGAGAGAATTCAGCCCAGACTAGAAGCCTGACattatacataaattaatatttttataaaatgaacaaaaattattaagcactttaatgtttattttaacagAACTTGAGGAAGTTACCACAGCTTAGCATCAATCTTGAGTGCTtactaaagaaatgaaaaacaaaacatgcaaacaaacaaaacaaaaaccaaacaaaaccaaaagaacaacaacaaaaaggaatctTGCCAAATCTTTAAAGACTATTAAGATTTATGGTTATGTTATTTAGCCTACTCACATTTAAAGCTAAGATGCAAGTATCTAAGAGACAAAGGCAGTAGCAGTGACAACCTAGTAAACTTTCAGCAGCTGAGATACAAGGTCAACAATTACCAGCTTGAAgaagccattttttaaattaaccattctatttgtttacatctcaaatgctaccCCACTTCCTGATAACTCCTCCACAATCCCCTCATCCCACAacctctcccatctcctcttctttgcctctataagggtgctctccCAACCAACCACTCTCTCCCACCCATCCCTCCAGCATCTCAATATACTGGGCATCAAACTTCcactggaccaaggacctcccctcccattgatgtcagacaaggctaTCATCTGCTACTTATCTATCTAGAGCCATAGATCCCTCCctatactctttagttggtgttctagtccctgggagcacagggtggttttgccagctgatgttcttcctatggcttTTCAAtcctcctcagctcctccagttctTCTGCCAGCTCCCACAGGAGGGTCCTTGAGCCTAGTCTGAAGGTtagctccaagcatccacatctgcattggtcagctGCTGGCTGAACTTCCCAAAAAGCAGCCACACCAGGAtactgtcagcaagtgcttcttgggaATGGCAACAATGTCTGCTTTAGTGTCTGCAGACAGAATGAATTCCTAGGTGGGGCAATCCCCTAATGTCCCTTCCTACAGTCtcagcttcttttttctttttttctttttttcttttttctttttctttttttcttttttcttttcttttcatcttttctttttgttatggtCCTTGTATTCATCTgactaaacaaaataattttataactgAGATAAagaaaagtaacataaaaatctTGTTTAGGTTTTGTATGCAGATGTAGtagttatacacacatataagtatatgtataacAATAATACTTAAGAAGAATCAATGAATTTGAGTGGGAATCAGGTGATGggaggattgaaaagaaagaggaatgcataaataatacaaattcaATGATGCactcatgaaattctcaaaatataaaaacatatacaaaacattaacttttaaattaataaactCTCTTTTGTACAAACATCTGGGGTAATAGCTAAAGAGGAAACATGAAAATGTTCAAACATGACTTTAGGAATTTTGTCATAATGATGAGGGATGGTGATTACAATTATCTGTTGGTATTAAGGTAAGGTTGAGAATATCCTATGAAATTCAGATGGTCCAGCAAAGTAAAAATGCAAGATTCTCTTTTAAGGTCTATGACCTAACTAGCATAGAGAAGCAGACTATGCTTCCAGTACTAGAGATTGCTCCCCTATTGTTGAGTGGAACCTAAATCTACTTAGTCAGCTGTTGGTTGCCACCAATGTGTGATTGACAGGCCTGCTTCAGCTTTAAAAGTAAGGAAAGGGTTTGGCCTGCCTTAGAGGATATGTTCTATTCTCTTAGTGAGCCTGGTGGGAATACTCACAGAGgcataaaattaaagtttaaacaGATATGCCAGCCCTTAATTTTTCTCAGATATAAAGAAAGACCTGCCATAAGACAACTTATAGGGAATAGAAATGATGTTTCTCTTATTTGGGAATTTTTAACCTCCTGACCAAGATTTCTACCTGGGTGCTGTCTACTCAATATCCACACCAGGAGAAGAAAGCTGTTCCCTCATGCACTATGTTAATAGTCTTTTATCTCTACTGTGTAAGTGCTCTTGCTACCCAACTTAACTGGATCATTAAGTGCCCAACTCTATTTCATCACTTAGACTGTTGTTATCACTTTGGCTGTTGTCTTCATTACTTTACTACTGTGAAAAATACCACAACCAAGACTACTTATAAAAAAGTGTGTTTATTGGAGATTTACATTTCATGACAGTGAAgacaggaagcatgacagcagaCACACAGCCATAGTACTACAGCAGTAGCAGAGAGCTCATGTTTTGATCCacaagaggcagagagcacaAAATGGGAATCATATGAGTCTTTGAAACCACAAAGCTAGTCTGTAGTCACATACTTCCTTTGATAAAGCCACATCCACTGATCCATCCAAATAGGCCCACCAATGAGGACAGGCCTTTGTGAAACAGtctcattaaaaccaccacagataTTAATTGGAAACCCATGAGTTTGGGGAACATATCAGATCTCAATAGGGTTGATGCTATGATTTACAAACAGATACCAATAAAGGACAAAAGATTGGTTTCATGTTTGGAGAAACTTAGAAAATGTTCCTATCCATTATTAGCTTATTTCAAACCTAATGTACAAATATTCTAATAgagaacacacaaaatatataatttctgtcACCAGATTCACTAAGCAAAAGAAACACTAAAAAGAGCACTCAGcttagtggtggtggtagtgtgcaTGTGGTGAGATTCATCTCTGTATGTGTCAGGAGAAGGTGGTTGTATTAATTGTAAACTGCTAAAGTTATTAGTCTCTTATAAACTCTTCTAACGATCTTGTGAATAGTCCCTGAAACCATACAAAATTCTGAATGTAACATCAGATTTGGGGAgaccttttaaaggaaaaataggaCCAGAAATAATGGGAATTTCATGGCATcctgaatataaataaaaatagaaatatacagTAAGTTTCATCCATCataattaatttagaaatatattatattctaATCAAATACAAAAGGCCCAGAGGATAGAAAATCAGACAAATTAAAGATATGTCATGTTCCGACATGCTCTGTA
It encodes the following:
- the LOC110288714 gene encoding olfactory receptor 8K3-like — translated: MGKHNLTVVTEFVLMGITDRPELQAPLFGLFLIIYLISLIGNLGMIILTTVDSKLQTPMYFFLKHLAITDLGYSTSVGPKMLVNFVVDQNTISFKLCATQLSFFLVFIVSELFILSAMSYDRYVAICKPLLYTVIMSQKLCWVLVAIPYLYCTFVSLLVTVKIFTLSFCGYNVISHFYCDSLPLLPLLCSDTHDVELIILILAAFDLISSLLVVLVSYLLILIAIVRMNSAEGRRKAFSTCGSHLTVVIVFYGTLIFMYVQPNSSHSFETDKVVSIFYTLVIPMLNPLIYSLRNKDVKYALKRTLSNLCKLFSLAFHKI